One part of the Salmo salar chromosome ssa10, Ssal_v3.1, whole genome shotgun sequence genome encodes these proteins:
- the LOC106561298 gene encoding zinc finger protein 699 produces MSKIQLLRVFLNERLRTAAEEILWAVEKTIAEEVSRSNEENDRLQRQLEIALIKLNRADILQQSVSEQVPPEQQQCVQEWSPSLRQEDPEPTQIKEEQEELRTSQWEEQLQELEDDTKDSIFTNAFMEPDCEDPTRHSYLYQAQNEGKEERDSLPSTSTAHIKTETGGEDYRLSEPTSDFQPNYARNPYCSAAQRENIDWMGVVGPPSGFKPVKSKKRWTGKRQSSHMNTKGRTSTESSDLKSPRQRDNAPCRCKVCGKSFQYMGSLMKHVQTHTNEKEHICGVCGKCFESTESMKHHIQTHIADRMCCHVCSKCFTSNRDLIVHMRTHTGDKPYQCSDCGKEFSVRNSLKRHMKIHAGGKGYSCSHCDKCFSTSFRLTFHMMRSHRGEIIQVSCM; encoded by the exons ATGTCTAAAATACAGCTGTTAAGAGTGTTTCTCAATGAGCGATTAAGAACTGCTGCTGAGGAGATATTATGGGCAGTTGAAAAAACGATAGCAGAAGAAGTTTCCCGTTCAAATGAGGAAAATGACCGTCTACAGAGGCAGCTTGAAATCGCTCTCATAAAGCTAAACAGAGCAG ACATCCTCCAACAGTCAGTCTCGGAACAGGTTCCCCCCGAGCAGCAGCAGTGTGTGCAGGAGTGGAGCCCCAGTCTCAGACAGGAGGACCCAGAGCCTACACAGAtaaaggaggaacaggaggaactCAGGACCAGTCAGTGGGAAGAGCAGCTTCAAGAGCTGGAAGATGATACCAAAGACTCCATATTCACTAATGCCTTTATGGAACCTGACTGTGAGGACCCAACTCGGCACTCATATCTTTATCAAGCCCAGAATGagggaaaagaagagagagactctctacccagcacctcAACTGCACATATCAAAACAGAAACTGGTGGAGAGGACTACAGATTATCAGAACCAACCAGTGATTTTCAGCCTAATTATGCAAGAAATCCATACTGTTCTGCAGCTCAGAGGGAAAACATTGATTGGATGGGAGTCGTAGGGCCTCCGTCAGGTTTTAAACCAGTCAAATCAAAGAAAAGATGGACAGGAAAAAGACAAAGCTCCCATATGAATACTAAGGGTAGAACCTCCACAGAGTCGTCCGATCTGAAATCACCCAGGCAAAGGGATAATGCTCCTTGCCGTTGTAAAGTGTGTGGAAAGTCTTTCCAGTACATGGGTTCGTTAATGAAACATGTGCAAACTCATACAAATGAGAAAGAACATATTTGTGGTGTGTGCGGAAAATGTTTTGAGTCCACAGAAAGTATGAAACATCACATCCAAACTCACATTGCAGATAGGATGTGTTGTCATGTTTGTAGTAAATGCTTCACTAGCAATAGGGATCTGATTGTGCACATGAGAACCCACACAGGGGATAAACCGTATCAATGTTCTGATTGTGGCAAAGAATTCAGCGTTCGCAATAGTCTGAAAAGGCACATGAAAATTCATGCAGGAGGTAAAGGATATAGCTGCAGTCATTGTGACAAGTGTTTCAGCACTAGCTTCCGTCTGACATTTCACATGATGAGGAGTCACAGGGGCGAAATCATACAGGTGTCCTGTATGTAG